From Corvus cornix cornix isolate S_Up_H32 chromosome 6, ASM73873v5, whole genome shotgun sequence, one genomic window encodes:
- the PIK3AP1 gene encoding phosphoinositide 3-kinase adapter protein 1 — MAAPGTPGEYDVLIVYASDATEWCQYLQNLFLFTRHIRKHRILSYQLEDNSTISHQELDLFSRSRSIILLLSAELVQSFYVPHILQSLQEALWPPCKVVKLFCGVTDCDDYLTFFKDWSQWQELTNDDEPDAYLAAVEKAISEDSGCDSVTDTETEDEKNPVDSHRLAMSEEHESSRSTGNCPVVQPNRIQCGVQTTVYIIMKCKLDGEMKTEVKFSPENASSVCVVAEMENEYTISVKAPNLTSGIVPLQIYSGDLVVGETSVTYHTDMEEISNLLANAANPVQFMCQAFKIVPYSIEALDKLLTESLKKNIPASGLHLFGINQLEEEDMTANQRDEELPTLLHFSARYGLKNLTALLLTCPGALQAYSVANKYGHYPNTIAEKHGFKDLRQFIDEYVETADMLKSHIKEELMQGEEDESVYESMAHLSTDLLMKCSLNPGSDEELYESMAGFVPGAAEDLYVEMLQSKPDTPVAGDEVSVTTKDSMLRKFLEGGSMDVPDSEEGGHEQYGEDVYYSVEQDPFPQEMANRPPVPVPRPESSSPQPDNELYISKIFAQKAQRPENIYVPRGRVKKETIIRPVRDLSQSSIYDPFAGMKTPGQRQLITLQEQVKMGILTVDEAVLHFKEWQLNQKKRSESFRFQQENLKRLRDSITRRQMEKQKKDKSADLEITVPIRHSHNTLGKPECGIYEYAPRKNVFPLKKELKRGDWKTESTSSTTSSASNRSSTRSILSVSSGMEGDSEDSEVPETARSRSPVPHQVERLPFPERPPRVPPRGASRPVSCERFYPPPVPPRGR, encoded by the exons ATGGCGGCCCCCG GAACCCCTGGAGAATATGATGTACTGATTGTGTATGCAAGTGACGCCACTGAATGGTGTCAGTACCTCCAGAACCTCTTCCTCTTTACTCGGCACATTCGAAAGCATCGGATTCTGAGCTACCAGCTGGAAGACAACTCCACCATCTCCCACCAGGAGCTGGACCTGTTCAGCCGAAGTCGGAGTATCatccttttgctttctgctgagcTGGTGCAGAGTTTTTATGTCCCTCACATCCTGCAGAGCCTTCAGGAAGCTTTATGGCCCCCGTGCAAAGTAGTCAAGCTGTTCTGTGGTGTTACAGACTGTGACGACTATTTGACCTTTTTCAAGGACTGGTCTCAGTGGCAAGAACTCACAAATGATGATGAGCCTGATGCTTACCTTGCAGCTGTCGAGAAGGCTATTTCAGAAG actCAGGCTGTGACTCTGTGACTGATACAGAAACAGAAGACGAGAAGAATCCAGTTGACTCCCACAGACTTGCCATGAGTGAAGAACATGAATCATCCAGGAGCACTGGGAACTGTCCAGTGGTGCAGCCCAACCGCATACAATGTGGG GTGCAGACAACGGTTTATATTATCATGAAATGTAAACTAGATGGTGAAATGAAAACGGAAGTTAAGTTTTCTCCAGAGAATGcatcctctgtgtgtgtggtggcTGAGATGGAGAATGAGTACACAATCTCTGTGAAGGCTCCAA atttAACCTCTGGGATAGTGCCTCTGCAGATATATTCAGGGGACTTGGTGGTGGGAGAAACAAGTGTCACTTACCATACTGACATGGAGGAAATCAGCAATCTGTTGGCTAATGCAGCCAACCCCGTACAGTTCATGTGCCAG GCCTTTAAAATTGTGCCATACAGCATAGAAGCCCTGGACAAACTGTTAACTGAGTCACTCAAGAAGAACATTCCTGCCAGTGGTCTACACCTGTTTGGAATCAACCAGCTGGAAGAAGAAGATATGACAGCAA ATCAGAGGGATGAGGAGTTGCCAACCCTGCTTCACTTCTCTGCAAGATACGGGCTGAAGAACCTTACTGCCTTGCTGCTTACGTGCCCTGGAGCGCTGCAGGCCTACAGTGTAGCCAACAAGTATGGCCACTATCCAAACACCATAGCAGAAAAGCATGGCTTTAAGGATCTCCGCCAATTCATTGATGAATATGTG gaAACTGCAGATATGCTAAAGAGTCACATTAAGGAAGAGCTGATGCAAGGCGAGGAGGATGAGTCTGTTTATGAGTCCATGGCTCATCTGTCCACTGATCTGTTAATGAAGTGTTCCTTGAATCCGGGCTCCGATGAAGAGCTTTATGAATCCATGGCTGGATTTGTCCCGGGTGCCGCAGAGGATCTTT atgTAGAGATGCTTCAGTCCAAACCAGATACTCCAGTTGCTGGAGATGAGGTTTCTGTAACTACAAAAGACTCAATGCTCCGCAAGTTTTTAGAAG GCGGTAGCATGGATGTGCCAGATTCTGAGGAAGGTGGTCATGAGCAGTATGGTGAAGATGTGTACTACTCGGTGGAACAAGACCCTTTTCCACAGGAAATGGCTAACAGACCTCCAGTTCCTGTTCCAAGACCAGAATCTAGCTCTCCACAGCCAGACAATGAGCTGTACATCTCCAAAA tttttgCACAGAAGGCTCAAAGACCTGAGAATATTTATGTCCCTAGAGGAAGGGTTAAAAAAG AGACAATAATCAGGCCTGTAAGGGACCTGTCTCAGTCAAGCATATATGATCCATTTGCTGGAATGAAAACCCCGGGCCAGCGGCAGCTGATTACATTACAGGAACAAGTGAAAATGGGCATCCTCACTGTGGATGAAGCCGTACTTCATTTTAAGGAGTGGCAGCTGAATCAGAAAAAGAGATCAGAATCATTCCGGTTCCAGCAG GAAAATCTGAAACGTCTACGAGACAGCATAACCAGGAGGCAAatggagaagcaaaaaaaagacaaaagtgcAG attTGGAAATTACAGTACCCATTCGACATTCTCATAATACTTTGGGGAAACCAGAATGTGGAATATATGAATACGCCCCCAGGAAAAACGTTTTTCCGctaaaaaaagagttaaaacgAGGagactggaaaacagaaagcacATCCAGCACAACAA GTAGTGCAAGTAACCGCTCCAGCACTCGGAGCATATTGAGTGTCAGCAGTGGGATGGAAGGGGACAGTGAG GACAGTGAAGTCCCAGAAACAGCAAGGAGCCGCAGCCCAGTTCCTCACCAAGTAGAGAGGCTTCCCTTCCCAGAAAGGCCTCCCAGAGTGCCTCCTCGAGGTGCAAGCAG GCCTGTAAGCTGTGAACGCTTTTATCCTCCACCTGTGCCCCCAAGAGGTCGCTGA